One genomic window of Glycine soja cultivar W05 chromosome 9, ASM419377v2, whole genome shotgun sequence includes the following:
- the LOC114368648 gene encoding uncharacterized protein LOC114368648: MPTLSSKPPFTNYPVGAAAATTLLFLFFAVGISTVLASNHHVINFRSPNLFPEGLAWDPTAQHFLVGSLRHRTISAVSDAGVVETLISDPSLPENVTFLGLAVDSRNNRVLVAIHATEPLPPFNALAAYDLRSRRRLFLSPLPSAAGDDKRATANDVAADFNGNAYVTNSVGNYIWKVNLNGEASILSNSPKFTVHPVVRDTVYSFCGLNGIVYNNKGYLLVVQSNTGKMFKIDKDDGTVRQVLLNEDLMGADGVALRGDGVVLVVSFSKLWFVKSNDGWAQGAVFDKIDLDEEGFPTSVVVGERDRAYVLHGRVMEGILGNSERESFMIEEVKSPKESEGENVWLYVMVGIGLAYFLFWRFQMKQLVKNMDKKIN; this comes from the coding sequence ATGCCAACACTCTCATCCAAACCCCCCTTTACCAATTACCCGGTCGGCGCCGCCGCGGCCACCacccttctcttccttttcttcgCCGTCGGAATTTCCACGGTCCTCGCTAGCAACCACCACGTCATCAATTTCCGGTCCCCGAACCTCTTCCCGGAGGGCCTGGCGTGGGACCCGACAGCGCAGCACTTCCTGGTCGGATCCCTCCGCCACCGCACGATCTCCGCCGTCTCCGACGCCGGCGTGGTCGAAACCCTAATCTCCGACCCCTCCCTCCCGGAAAACGTCACCTTCCTTGGCCTCGCCGTGGACTCCCGCAACAACCGCGTCCTCGTGGCGATCCACGCCACGGAGCCCCTCCCTCCGTTCAACGCGCTCGCCGCCTACGACCTCCGCTCCCGCCGCCGCCTCTTCCTCTCCCCCCTCCCCTCCGCCGCCGGCGATGACAAACGCGCCACCGCGAACGACGTCGCTGCAGACTTCAACGGCAACGCCTACGTCACCAATTCTGTAGGAAACTACATCTGGAAGGTTAATCTCAACGGAGAAGCTTCGATTTTATCAAATTCCCCGAAGTTCACCGTACACCCCGTGGTACGCGACACAGTGTATAGCTTCTGCGGCCTAAACGGCATCGTTTACAACAACAAGGGCTATCTATTGGTGGTGCAATCCAATACGGGAAAGATGTTTAAAATCGATAAGGACGATGGGACTGTGAGACAAGTGCTTCTCAACGAGGATCTAATGGGCGCTGACGGAGTTGCCTTGAGGGGAGACGGCGTCGTTTTGGTGGTGTCCTTTAGCAAATTGTGGTTTGTGAAGAGTAATGATGGGTGGGCCCAGGGTGCGGTGTTTGACAAGATTGACCTTGACGAGGAGGGGTTTCCCACTTCGGTTGTAGTGGGGGAGAGGGACAGGGCGTACGTGCTGCACGGGCGTGTGATGGAGGGCATTTTGGGGAATTCGGAGAGGGAGAGTTTTATGATAGAGGAGGTGAAGTCGCCGAAGGAGAGTGAGGGGGAGAATGTTTGGTTGTATGTTATGGTTGGAATTGGGTTGGCTTATTTCTTGTTTTGGAGGTTTCAGATGAAGCAGCTCGTGAAGAACATGGACAAGAAAATCAACTGA
- the LOC114368289 gene encoding uncharacterized protein LOC114368289 has product MVRTRGLGCALGHVTGRGVGRGDHDDFDDPPQRRRPTVSASRQRVPVTAADDEPVVPAIEADGASVAADVYANEPMAKGDVQDTGADASAQAVEDEPEGFPGGPSDPSVLTEYTNHVASSVWTGEERPELKLSFHGRKVHNLGRLVPVIEGLVVGTGLSPLIACSINTGDRGLLSSFVERWHRETSIFHLPVGEVTIMLDDVASLLYLPVVGNLHAFQPVHVDDVV; this is encoded by the exons atggttaggactAGAGGATTAGGTTGTGCCTTAGGTCACGTTACTGGCAGAGGTGTGGGCAGAGGAGATCATGATGATTTCGATGATCCTCCGCAGCGTCGACGGCCTACCGTATCTGCAAGCAGGCAACGAGTACCTGTCACTGCTGCGGACGATGAGCCAGTGGTCCCTGCGATAGAGGCTGACGGAGCTTCGGTTGCGGCTGACGTATATGCGAATGAGCCGATGGCAAAAGGTGACGTACAGGACACTGGGGCAGACGCAAGCGCACAGGCTGTTGAGGATGAGCCTGAGGGATTTCCGGGTGGTCCGAGTGACCCATCCGTGCTGACCGAGTATACGAATCACGTTGCAAGCAGCGTATGGACTggagag gAGCGTCCTGAGTTGAAGTTATCCTTTCATGGGAGAAAGGTGCATAATTTAGGTAGGCTTGTCCCTGTCATTGAGGGGCTAGTTGTTGGGACAGGACTAAGTCCTCTGATCGCGTGTTCGATAAACACTGGTGATCGGGGACTTTTGTCTTCGTTTGTCGAGCGGTGGCACCGAGAGACTTCTATTTTCCATCTCCCTGTGGGAGAGGTGACGATCATGCTGGACGATGTCGCGTCTCTTCTGTATCTGCCCGTGGTTGGCAACTTGCATGCCTTTCAGCCTGTGCACGTGGATGATGTTGTATAG